One genomic segment of Corynebacterium durum includes these proteins:
- a CDS encoding heavy metal translocating P-type ATPase, with translation MSDACGCTTSTPAENTHGARYQFWDNALILPILSGLLLVLGVITEGRVPGTVHQLFFWASLVAGGITFVPDALKRLVLPGRRLRQRLSIGLLMTISAIGAVLLGYTAEAAALAFLFSIAETLEDRAFAQARSSLRSLYELIPSTATVRRGAETVEITSADIVPGDVIVLRAGDAAPTDGNVSRGTSSLDTAAITGESLPRDVAEGDEVHAGSINLAAPIEITATSPGTDNSITTIVRLVEDAQNKQGERARLADRIARPLIPGVLVLSLLVGVIGSFLGDPATWITRALIVLVAASPCAIAIAVPVTVISAIGAATRWGVIITSGSAFERLGAIDRLAFDKTGTLTANRPTVTTVIGDPDTVALAASVEQHSLHPLAQAIVAAHEGPLLETHNIVETPGQGIKAEVIDSAGQSRTITIQSPRSCTFLQEKWAHTTHDLEQTGATVVVVAEDDTVKGLVGIGDPARESSARAIEELHTMGIRTAMLTGDNKHAGKALATTVGIDEVHAELLPEDKAQFVDGRWAMVGDGINDAPALAAATVGIAMGATGTDAAMASADVALTGTDLRLLPRAMAHARAARRIMNVNIGLALAIIVALPPLALCGVLGLAEVVFIHEVAEVAIIANGLRAGLRRRSQMLL, from the coding sequence ATGTCCGACGCATGCGGTTGCACCACTTCCACACCAGCCGAGAACACTCACGGTGCTAGGTACCAATTCTGGGATAACGCCCTCATCCTTCCCATCCTGTCCGGGCTGTTATTAGTGTTGGGCGTGATCACCGAGGGCCGGGTGCCTGGGACAGTTCACCAACTCTTCTTCTGGGCCTCTCTCGTTGCTGGTGGCATCACTTTTGTACCGGATGCACTCAAGCGATTGGTCCTGCCTGGACGTCGCCTCCGCCAACGCTTGAGCATCGGCCTACTTATGACCATCAGCGCAATTGGCGCGGTGTTACTCGGATACACCGCCGAAGCAGCAGCGCTAGCATTCCTGTTTTCCATTGCGGAAACCTTGGAAGACCGGGCATTCGCCCAGGCACGGAGTAGTTTGCGTTCACTCTACGAACTAATCCCCTCCACGGCGACAGTTCGGCGAGGCGCGGAGACAGTGGAGATCACATCAGCAGACATCGTTCCTGGGGATGTGATTGTGCTTCGGGCAGGTGATGCCGCCCCCACTGATGGCAATGTTTCACGTGGAACATCGTCACTTGATACCGCTGCCATCACTGGAGAATCCCTCCCGCGCGACGTTGCAGAAGGTGATGAGGTGCACGCTGGGAGCATTAACCTTGCCGCGCCCATCGAGATCACAGCAACCAGCCCAGGGACCGATAATTCCATCACCACCATCGTTCGCCTCGTCGAAGACGCACAGAACAAGCAGGGCGAACGCGCACGACTGGCTGACCGTATCGCCCGCCCCCTCATTCCAGGCGTGCTGGTCCTGTCACTTCTTGTTGGTGTCATTGGTTCGTTTCTAGGCGATCCTGCCACATGGATCACTCGCGCGCTGATCGTTCTTGTCGCGGCATCTCCCTGCGCTATCGCCATTGCCGTCCCTGTAACCGTAATTTCTGCCATCGGAGCGGCTACACGCTGGGGCGTGATCATCACCTCGGGCTCCGCTTTTGAACGTTTAGGAGCTATTGATCGGCTGGCTTTTGATAAAACCGGTACATTGACCGCGAATCGCCCCACGGTCACCACCGTTATTGGCGACCCCGACACAGTGGCCTTAGCCGCATCAGTGGAACAACACAGCCTACATCCCTTGGCGCAGGCCATCGTTGCCGCGCACGAAGGCCCGCTATTAGAAACCCATAACATCGTCGAAACCCCAGGTCAAGGCATTAAAGCCGAGGTTATTGACTCAGCTGGGCAATCCAGAACAATAACAATCCAAAGTCCCCGTTCCTGCACATTTCTTCAAGAAAAATGGGCGCACACAACACACGACCTTGAACAAACTGGTGCCACGGTCGTCGTCGTGGCCGAAGATGACACCGTAAAAGGGCTTGTGGGCATCGGCGATCCCGCGCGGGAATCTTCAGCTCGGGCGATTGAAGAACTACACACGATGGGTATCCGCACCGCGATGCTCACTGGCGACAACAAGCACGCGGGGAAAGCGCTTGCCACCACCGTCGGAATCGACGAGGTTCACGCTGAACTTCTGCCAGAGGATAAGGCACAGTTCGTTGATGGACGCTGGGCCATGGTAGGGGACGGGATTAACGACGCCCCGGCACTCGCCGCCGCAACGGTCGGCATTGCCATGGGCGCCACAGGTACCGACGCCGCGATGGCTTCAGCTGATGTCGCGCTCACCGGAACCGATCTGCGGCTCCTTCCACGGGCTATGGCCCACGCGAGAGCTGCGCGGCGCATCATGAATGTGAATATCGGGTTAGCGCTGGCGATTATTGTTGCTTTGCCCCCGCTTGCCCTCTGCGGGGTACTTGGTCTTGCGGAGGTGGTGTTCATCCATGAAGTCGCGGAAGTAGCTATCATAGCTAACGGTCTGCGCGCAGGATTGAGGCGACGCTCGCAAATGTTGCTTTAA
- the trpB gene encoding tryptophan synthase subunit beta has translation MSHPHRDTLLNAYFGEFGGQYVPDMLYPVLDELEQAYVDAINDPTFAEELVNLYVDYLGRPTPITECANLPLEGHGKGKARIFLKREDLVHGGAHKGNQVIAQALLAKRLGKTRLIAETGAGQHGTATAMVAALFGMKCTIYMGARDVARQQPNVYRMRLMGAEVVPVEEANGNGLENAIDVALMDWVNSYKDTHYLLGTAAGPHPFPTLVKEFQAVISRESREQMMERTGALPDVVVACVGGGSNAIGAFADYLTDKPGNSEVKLVGVEPAGEGLDSGKHGAPLNRGRAGILHGSRSYVMLGEGDEVLHSHSVSAGLDYPGVGPEHAYLLESGRAQYVGITDTEALQAFRLLSRHEGIIPALESSHALAYALKLADIAEETGEETTILVNLSGRGDKDVNYVRALLGDLAATDPMEHPVQDLHVADVIAELSRTDSDDTVEG, from the coding sequence ATGTCTCATCCGCACCGCGACACTCTCCTCAACGCCTACTTTGGCGAATTCGGTGGACAGTACGTCCCAGACATGTTGTATCCGGTCCTGGATGAACTAGAGCAAGCGTATGTCGATGCCATAAATGACCCGACATTCGCGGAAGAACTCGTCAATCTTTACGTGGACTATCTGGGAAGGCCCACGCCCATCACCGAATGTGCCAACCTGCCCCTAGAAGGCCACGGTAAGGGAAAAGCACGCATCTTCCTCAAGCGCGAAGACCTAGTGCACGGCGGTGCACACAAAGGCAACCAGGTTATCGCCCAAGCACTTCTTGCCAAACGTCTGGGGAAAACCAGGCTGATTGCAGAAACCGGCGCTGGACAGCATGGGACAGCCACAGCCATGGTGGCTGCCTTGTTTGGCATGAAATGCACCATCTACATGGGCGCTCGGGACGTCGCTAGGCAGCAACCCAATGTATATCGCATGCGGCTCATGGGGGCCGAGGTTGTCCCGGTGGAAGAAGCAAACGGTAACGGCCTTGAAAACGCCATTGACGTAGCGCTCATGGACTGGGTAAACAGCTACAAAGACACGCACTACCTCCTAGGCACGGCTGCCGGACCGCACCCATTCCCGACGCTGGTGAAAGAATTCCAGGCCGTCATCTCGCGGGAATCACGCGAGCAGATGATGGAACGAACCGGTGCGCTTCCCGACGTCGTGGTGGCGTGCGTGGGCGGCGGTTCCAACGCCATCGGCGCATTCGCCGACTACTTGACCGATAAGCCCGGAAACTCCGAGGTGAAGCTTGTTGGCGTAGAACCAGCAGGTGAGGGGCTTGATTCAGGCAAACATGGTGCCCCACTTAATCGGGGTCGGGCGGGTATCCTGCATGGTTCGCGCTCCTATGTCATGCTGGGGGAGGGGGATGAGGTGTTGCATTCCCATTCGGTATCAGCCGGACTTGATTATCCGGGTGTGGGTCCAGAGCATGCCTATCTTCTTGAATCGGGACGGGCTCAATATGTCGGCATCACTGACACTGAAGCGCTGCAAGCGTTCCGCCTGCTGAGCCGCCACGAAGGCATCATTCCCGCCCTAGAATCAAGCCATGCGCTGGCCTACGCACTCAAACTTGCAGACATTGCGGAGGAAACGGGCGAGGAGACCACCATCCTGGTGAACTTGTCCGGTCGTGGCGATAAGGATGTCAACTATGTTCGTGCCTTGCTCGGCGATCTTGCAGCC